In the genome of Paenibacillus pabuli, one region contains:
- the dnaB gene encoding replicative DNA helicase yields MGGEMLFDRIPPQNLEAEQAVLGAILLQGEALITAMERVQTEDFYDKPHQLIFEAMIQLGEGNQPIDLVTLTSLLKDKGELEDIGGVSYLAKLAHGVPTAANVDYYAQIIEEKSMLRRLIRTATQIVSEGYTGGEDVAAMLGEAERRILEISNRRSSSGFIAIQDVLMEVFDKVETLHQNRGNTTGIPSGFIDLDKMTAGFQRSDLIIVAARPSVGKTAFALNIAQNVGIRAQETVAIFSLEMSAAQLVQRMICAEANLDAGVLRTGEFKGDEDWQKLTMGIAALNEANIYIDDTPGITVADIRAKCRRLKKEKGLGMILIDYLQLISGRGKAGENRQQEVSEISRTLKQIGRELEVPVIALSQLSRGVEQRQDKRPMMSDLRESGSIEQDADIVAFLYRDDYYNQETEKKNIIEIIIAKQRNGPVGTVELVFLKNFNKFVNYERAHNDAFAM; encoded by the coding sequence ATGGGCGGCGAAATGTTATTCGACCGGATTCCCCCACAGAACCTGGAAGCCGAACAGGCGGTGCTGGGTGCAATCCTGTTGCAGGGCGAAGCTCTGATTACAGCGATGGAACGGGTGCAAACCGAGGATTTCTATGATAAGCCCCATCAATTAATTTTTGAAGCAATGATCCAGCTTGGCGAGGGAAATCAACCGATTGACCTCGTGACACTGACTTCGCTGCTGAAGGATAAAGGCGAGCTCGAGGACATCGGTGGCGTCAGTTATTTGGCCAAGCTGGCTCATGGTGTTCCAACTGCTGCGAACGTGGATTATTACGCTCAGATTATCGAAGAGAAATCGATGCTGCGACGATTGATTCGTACGGCTACGCAGATCGTTAGTGAAGGATATACGGGCGGCGAGGATGTCGCAGCCATGCTTGGTGAAGCCGAGCGGCGCATTCTGGAAATTTCCAACCGCCGATCCAGTAGTGGTTTTATTGCCATTCAGGATGTACTCATGGAAGTATTCGATAAAGTCGAAACGCTGCATCAGAACCGAGGGAATACAACGGGCATTCCATCAGGGTTCATCGATTTGGACAAGATGACAGCCGGGTTCCAGCGTAGTGACTTGATCATTGTAGCGGCACGTCCATCCGTAGGTAAAACGGCCTTCGCTTTGAATATCGCTCAGAATGTAGGCATTCGGGCACAAGAAACGGTAGCCATTTTCAGTCTGGAGATGTCCGCTGCACAGCTCGTACAACGGATGATCTGTGCGGAAGCCAATCTGGACGCTGGAGTTCTTCGTACAGGGGAATTCAAAGGGGACGAAGACTGGCAGAAGCTGACGATGGGCATTGCGGCCTTGAACGAAGCAAACATCTACATTGATGATACACCAGGGATCACTGTAGCGGATATCCGTGCGAAATGCCGCCGTCTCAAGAAGGAGAAAGGTCTCGGCATGATTCTGATTGACTACCTCCAATTGATTAGTGGACGTGGTAAAGCCGGCGAGAACCGTCAACAAGAGGTATCCGAGATTTCACGTACACTGAAACAGATTGGCCGGGAATTGGAAGTTCCGGTCATTGCCTTGTCTCAGCTGAGTCGGGGTGTAGAGCAGCGTCAGGACAAACGTCCGATGATGAGTGACTTGCGGGAATCGGGTTCAATCGAGCAAGATGCCGACATCGTTGCGTTCCTGTACCGGGATGATTACTATAACCAGGAGACCGAGAAGAAAAACATTATCGAGATTATTATCGCAAAACAGCGTAATGGTCCGGTAGGTACAGTGGAACTGGTCTTCCTGAAAAACTTTAATAAATTCGTTAACTACGAACGGGCACATAATGATGCCTTTGCCATGTAG
- the rplI gene encoding 50S ribosomal protein L9 — protein sequence MKVIFIKDMKGQGKKGQVKEVSEGYAQNFLLPRGIARPATDGNMKTLDNQKAAEDRRKQEEKAEAEALAKKLEAEVTELKAKSGEGGRLFGAITTKQIAEALAAKGLKVDKRKIELDEPIRTLGVTQVTVKVHPEVKATLKVQVTEE from the coding sequence ATGAAAGTCATTTTTATAAAAGATATGAAGGGTCAAGGTAAAAAAGGACAAGTGAAGGAAGTGTCTGAGGGATACGCACAGAACTTCCTTCTGCCACGGGGAATCGCACGTCCAGCAACAGATGGTAACATGAAAACATTGGACAACCAGAAGGCAGCGGAAGACAGACGTAAGCAGGAAGAGAAAGCAGAAGCGGAAGCTCTGGCTAAGAAGCTGGAAGCTGAAGTGACCGAACTGAAAGCAAAATCCGGCGAAGGCGGCCGTCTGTTCGGTGCAATCACGACCAAACAAATCGCAGAAGCTCTGGCAGCGAAAGGTTTGAAAGTCGACAAACGCAAAATTGAACTGGACGAGCCTATTCGCACACTCGGCGTAACGCAAGTTACCGTCAAGGTTCACCCTGAAGTGAAGGCTACCTTGAAGGTACAGGTAACGGAGGAGTAA
- a CDS encoding DHH family phosphoesterase: MPKFLKKRWHGYYTVWAFILLLLLVMFVTIYNWTLGLISLILASALGIVMIKAELAFRRELNDYINGLSIRIKRMEGEAVSMLPFGIVLYSEDRTVEWHNRFIADMFQEKTMVGSPLQNLFPKLPQPKEKKDGSKESSKELHDEFQLDDRYYGVIHNPQERYVYVYEITELAILRDKYENERIALGILVLDNLDEAAQGMDDQQRTALIARVTSEITSWAKRYEVYLRRLSSDRYLMMLNHRSLQELEQSRFVILDEVREMTADLKVPMTLSVGLAFGSDTISEMGELAQSSLDMALGRGGDQAAVKSGQRLSFYGGKSNAVEKRTRVRARVIAHALRDLMQESDRVIIMGHKMPDMDAIGASIGVWKAASLYNVEARIVLDGPNPSIERMMEQVNKDEKLSKAFVLPEQATQMMTEHTLLVVVDTHKASMTMEPKLVQSATRVVVVDHHRRGEEFINDAVLIYLEPYASSAAELVTELLQYIHDKVQFTPLEATALLAGITVDTKHFALHTGSRTFEAAGFLRRSGADTIMIQRLMKEDLSEYIAKAEIIKHAKMVYGNIALAVTDPGSKIPQMMIAQVADTLLNMTDVVASFVISERPDGLIGISARSLGRMNVQVVMERLGGGGHLTNAAVQLEGTLGEAEKRLTNVLAEIEKEEGLFE, translated from the coding sequence ATGCCTAAATTTCTGAAGAAACGCTGGCACGGCTACTATACCGTATGGGCGTTCATACTGCTGCTTCTGCTTGTTATGTTCGTGACCATCTACAACTGGACGCTTGGTTTAATTAGTCTGATATTAGCTTCGGCGCTGGGTATCGTCATGATTAAGGCGGAGCTAGCGTTCCGTCGTGAGCTTAACGACTACATTAATGGCCTGTCCATTCGGATTAAGCGAATGGAGGGGGAAGCGGTCAGCATGCTCCCGTTCGGTATTGTGCTGTACAGCGAAGATCGTACTGTTGAGTGGCATAATCGCTTCATCGCGGACATGTTCCAAGAGAAGACAATGGTAGGCAGTCCACTGCAAAATTTATTTCCCAAACTTCCTCAACCTAAGGAGAAAAAGGATGGGTCCAAGGAGTCGTCCAAGGAACTGCATGACGAATTTCAGTTGGATGATCGATACTACGGAGTCATCCATAATCCGCAGGAACGGTACGTGTATGTGTACGAGATTACAGAGCTAGCCATTTTACGTGACAAATATGAGAATGAACGCATTGCACTGGGTATTTTGGTTCTAGATAATCTGGATGAAGCCGCCCAGGGCATGGATGACCAGCAAAGAACTGCGCTGATTGCACGTGTGACGAGTGAGATTACATCATGGGCGAAGCGGTATGAGGTGTATCTGCGCCGACTATCCTCCGATCGTTACCTCATGATGCTGAACCATAGGTCTTTGCAGGAACTGGAGCAAAGCCGATTTGTTATTCTCGATGAAGTCCGTGAGATGACCGCTGATCTTAAGGTACCGATGACACTAAGTGTTGGATTGGCATTCGGTTCGGATACCATTAGCGAGATGGGTGAACTGGCTCAGTCCAGTCTGGATATGGCACTTGGCCGTGGTGGTGACCAGGCAGCCGTAAAATCTGGTCAGCGATTGTCCTTTTACGGTGGGAAGTCCAACGCGGTGGAGAAACGTACGCGGGTAAGAGCCCGAGTTATTGCACATGCGCTGCGTGACCTGATGCAGGAGAGCGACCGGGTGATTATTATGGGCCACAAAATGCCCGATATGGATGCGATTGGTGCGTCCATTGGAGTATGGAAAGCGGCGAGTCTGTACAATGTGGAGGCACGAATTGTACTGGATGGACCCAATCCTTCCATTGAACGCATGATGGAACAGGTGAATAAGGATGAAAAGCTGTCCAAAGCCTTTGTATTACCGGAGCAGGCTACCCAGATGATGACGGAGCATACACTGCTCGTTGTGGTCGATACGCATAAGGCGTCCATGACCATGGAGCCGAAGCTGGTTCAATCCGCTACGCGTGTTGTGGTTGTGGATCACCACCGCCGGGGTGAAGAATTCATTAATGATGCAGTACTGATCTATCTGGAACCATATGCTTCCTCGGCAGCAGAACTGGTGACCGAGCTTCTTCAGTATATTCATGACAAGGTACAATTCACTCCGCTGGAAGCAACGGCGTTATTAGCGGGGATTACAGTGGATACGAAGCATTTTGCACTCCATACGGGATCGAGAACATTTGAAGCGGCAGGCTTCTTGCGTCGTAGTGGCGCAGACACGATTATGATCCAGCGGCTGATGAAGGAAGATCTGTCAGAATATATTGCTAAGGCAGAAATCATAAAGCATGCTAAAATGGTATACGGGAACATTGCGCTGGCAGTCACGGACCCTGGCAGCAAGATTCCACAGATGATGATCGCCCAAGTGGCGGACACATTGTTAAATATGACTGACGTGGTCGCTTCATTTGTTATTAGTGAACGTCCGGATGGACTGATTGGCATCAGCGCAAGATCGCTGGGGCGCATGAATGTTCAGGTGGTCATGGAACGACTGGGCGGTGGCGGACATTTGACGAATGCTGCCGTGCAGCTTGAAGGAACGCTTGGAGAGGCGGAAAAACGGCTGACGAACGTACTGGCTGAAATCGAAAAGGAAGAGGGTTTGTTCGAATGA
- a CDS encoding DUF2232 domain-containing protein, which produces MNLLKFSFKSAVWSVVYLLLLLSLLTPLSVLAIFFMMIPGVILFTSLPVKSFIWHLVPVAIILAVFSPIYLLLLLLFTLPAIVMGNAYKKKKSALFALMAGSGAMLAEYLLLLLIGSVIFQFDLSSYIDDVVRLTIEPLTNTSSQMVNGFVWTPEMTQDVARQTQLMIPFALVVTSMVMALITHVIARPILNVMGVSVSKLPPAREWRMPRALIWYYFLALLFEVISRQSDGTYWTMIAMNLSPLINLGFMIQAIGFFFFLSHTKKWNPVVPYLLAAAVFFIGPLRIIGIIDLAFPLREAISKPKR; this is translated from the coding sequence GTGAATTTGTTGAAATTTAGCTTTAAATCAGCTGTCTGGAGCGTAGTTTATCTGCTCTTGCTACTTTCGCTGTTAACTCCTTTATCGGTTTTGGCTATATTTTTCATGATGATACCAGGAGTTATTTTGTTTACTTCACTACCAGTAAAATCATTTATATGGCATCTCGTCCCGGTGGCGATTATTTTGGCCGTGTTTAGCCCGATTTATTTGTTATTACTGCTTCTATTCACGCTGCCTGCCATCGTCATGGGCAACGCATATAAGAAAAAGAAATCGGCCCTGTTTGCACTGATGGCGGGAAGTGGAGCCATGCTGGCCGAGTATCTGCTGCTCTTGTTAATTGGAAGTGTAATCTTCCAATTTGATTTGTCGAGTTATATTGATGATGTGGTCAGGCTGACAATTGAACCTCTGACGAACACATCAAGTCAGATGGTAAATGGATTTGTATGGACACCTGAAATGACTCAGGATGTTGCTAGGCAGACACAGCTCATGATTCCGTTCGCTTTGGTGGTGACATCCATGGTGATGGCGCTTATTACACACGTGATCGCACGTCCTATCCTGAATGTGATGGGTGTATCCGTATCGAAGCTGCCGCCTGCACGTGAATGGCGCATGCCTCGTGCCCTGATCTGGTATTACTTCCTGGCATTGCTCTTTGAGGTCATCTCCAGGCAGAGCGATGGGACATACTGGACCATGATTGCCATGAACTTGTCGCCTCTAATCAATTTGGGCTTCATGATTCAAGCTATCGGCTTCTTCTTCTTTCTCTCACATACAAAGAAATGGAATCCGGTTGTACCGTATTTGCTGGCGGCAGCAGTCTTCTTCATCGGGCCGCTGCGGATTATCGGAATTATCGATCTGGCGTTCCCGCTTCGCGAGGCAATATCGAAACCAAAACGATAG
- a CDS encoding MazG-like family protein — MPKELDVAKRAKVIEWLKTEVLDQVSRLFKALWEGSTTRIGDSLASLMMSSYILGRRLGIPFKDLDALLIEKLKKHKQEGHQLEDWYQDISALEDHMRKR, encoded by the coding sequence ATGCCTAAAGAACTGGATGTAGCCAAACGCGCTAAAGTGATTGAATGGCTGAAAACCGAAGTGCTTGATCAGGTATCCCGATTATTTAAAGCGTTATGGGAAGGCAGTACAACCCGAATCGGGGACAGTCTCGCCAGTTTGATGATGAGTAGTTACATATTGGGCCGCAGGCTCGGTATTCCTTTCAAGGATCTGGATGCACTGCTTATTGAGAAATTGAAAAAGCATAAACAGGAAGGTCACCAGCTAGAAGACTGGTACCAGGATATTTCCGCGCTAGAAGATCACATGCGTAAGAGGTGA
- a CDS encoding CBS domain-containing protein, with translation MNIAFFLLPKQEVTCVTSDSTLRQTLERMEYHRFTAVPILNKEGKYIGTVTEGDLLWYMKNSEGKISFENASKFLLKDVPLRLDIKPVSIEANMEDLINLAKVQNFVPVVDDMERFIGIVRRSQIIEYCEGIVAKESMKVK, from the coding sequence ATGAACATTGCATTTTTTTTGCTGCCCAAACAAGAGGTTACGTGTGTAACGTCGGATTCTACTCTACGGCAAACATTGGAACGGATGGAGTATCATCGGTTCACGGCGGTACCCATTTTGAATAAGGAAGGCAAGTATATTGGCACGGTAACCGAAGGTGACCTTTTGTGGTATATGAAGAACTCTGAGGGAAAGATTTCATTTGAAAACGCTTCAAAATTCCTGCTTAAAGACGTACCACTTCGCCTGGATATCAAGCCGGTATCCATTGAAGCCAACATGGAGGATTTGATCAATCTGGCCAAAGTGCAGAACTTTGTACCGGTCGTTGATGATATGGAGCGCTTCATTGGGATCGTAAGACGGAGCCAGATTATTGAATATTGCGAGGGTATTGTAGCCAAGGAATCCATGAAGGTGAAATAA
- a CDS encoding LCP family protein, whose translation MTSRTKDKKKKRRKGLYITLVSLVVLLIGGYLFRQQLAVAAFDLFLAGSVEDQLSRSYVPQEGNNTPDPTVYRKEPFSVLLLGSDKRAYEKTRGRSDTVIYAVVRPKESRVLLVSIPRDTYVQIVGRDANKDGEDDYDKLAHAYAFGGENMSINTVEKFLDADVGYYATINFDGIKKVVDALGGVKLPIDEDIVNKNPEHVQFTIEGGKPIYDGQEALYYVRYREDSDFNRTKRQQIFLNAMANEMLNLNAISKIPELIQIMGESFQTDMQPTFIIDLAKQVMTQEKPQISSFTILGEGMRKDGIYYGKADEKDVQYAKELISNWMDESTPAGEVMIPDRQKIE comes from the coding sequence ATGACAAGCAGAACTAAAGATAAGAAAAAGAAAAGAAGAAAAGGTCTATATATAACGCTCGTATCGCTCGTTGTTTTGTTAATCGGGGGCTATTTGTTTCGTCAGCAGCTTGCAGTAGCGGCCTTCGATCTGTTTCTCGCTGGTTCGGTTGAAGATCAGTTGTCCCGTTCTTATGTTCCTCAGGAGGGCAACAATACGCCTGACCCAACGGTTTATCGAAAAGAACCGTTCTCAGTGTTGCTGCTTGGCTCGGACAAACGTGCCTATGAGAAAACGCGTGGGCGCTCAGACACGGTCATTTATGCCGTTGTTCGTCCGAAAGAATCCCGCGTACTCTTGGTATCCATCCCTCGTGACACCTATGTGCAGATTGTGGGACGTGATGCCAACAAGGATGGCGAGGATGATTATGACAAGCTCGCGCATGCCTACGCTTTTGGTGGGGAGAATATGTCTATTAACACGGTGGAGAAATTCCTCGATGCGGATGTAGGTTACTATGCAACGATTAACTTTGACGGGATCAAAAAAGTCGTTGATGCACTTGGTGGCGTGAAGCTGCCGATTGATGAGGACATTGTGAACAAGAATCCTGAACATGTACAGTTCACAATAGAAGGCGGTAAGCCGATCTATGATGGGCAGGAAGCACTTTACTATGTAAGATACCGTGAGGATAGCGATTTTAATCGCACCAAGCGGCAGCAGATTTTCCTGAATGCCATGGCGAATGAGATGCTTAATTTGAACGCCATCAGCAAAATCCCGGAATTGATTCAGATTATGGGAGAAAGCTTCCAGACCGATATGCAGCCTACCTTCATTATTGATCTGGCCAAGCAGGTAATGACTCAGGAAAAACCGCAGATCTCAAGCTTCACTATTTTGGGCGAAGGGATGCGGAAAGACGGAATTTATTATGGCAAGGCAGATGAGAAAGATGTCCAATATGCCAAAGAGCTGATTAGCAACTGGATGGATGAGTCGACCCCAGCCGGTGAAGTGATGATTCCTGACCGGCAGAAGATCGAGTAA
- a CDS encoding MFS transporter yields MQKQMKWPLILFAIGVFMAALDNGIITSSLTTLNASFGVSPTWGAWTITLYTLGLAVSVPIAGKLSDRYGRKKLFLIEVALFGIGSLLVALSTSFIFFLIARVIQALGGGGIFIIASSYVLSKFPVERQGTALGLLGGMNGVAAILGPNIGAFILDITGNWHWLFLINVPIAILLFIAGIRYIHEEQELSRKAVDWSGIAVLTLGVLSLMYSFSNLEGVNMLQSLGSPMFYGFFLAGVVILVLFYFLEKRLEGSHREPVVSTQLLSIASFRWTLLIAFFSGAILASVIFIPGFVEQYLGVSNTASGYWFTPLALASGIGAGGGGYLVDRKGPIWTLSVAGLLSAIGFLLFPLWVEHIWQFVIASVLVGIGFGMMLGAPVNVLVTEQAGENNKGIAVATSSLFRQMAMAIAPTIFAGFLARSFSNLGSNIQQGFADQGIQVPPEALQQYASGGGAASGSDISSLTEGLSQIPDPGIRDVLLQALHQTTGEGYSGLFWSAVIFSVLTLVAALITGRQRYKEKRNRVETVSTN; encoded by the coding sequence ATGCAAAAACAAATGAAATGGCCGCTTATCCTATTTGCTATCGGGGTGTTTATGGCTGCGCTGGATAACGGAATTATTACGTCTTCTCTGACGACTTTAAATGCGTCTTTTGGCGTGTCGCCGACGTGGGGAGCATGGACAATTACGCTCTATACGCTCGGTCTTGCGGTTAGTGTGCCGATTGCGGGTAAGCTATCCGACCGTTATGGACGCAAGAAGCTGTTTCTGATAGAAGTGGCTTTATTCGGAATCGGGTCTTTACTCGTTGCGCTAAGCACATCGTTTATCTTCTTCCTGATTGCTCGTGTCATCCAGGCGTTGGGTGGTGGCGGGATTTTTATCATTGCGAGTTCTTACGTATTAAGCAAGTTCCCAGTGGAACGTCAGGGCACAGCCTTGGGTCTTCTGGGAGGTATGAACGGGGTTGCAGCGATTCTTGGGCCTAATATCGGTGCTTTTATCCTCGACATTACGGGGAACTGGCATTGGTTGTTCTTGATTAATGTACCAATCGCCATTTTGTTATTTATTGCAGGGATCCGTTATATTCATGAAGAACAGGAGCTGAGCCGTAAAGCAGTGGACTGGAGTGGTATTGCGGTCCTGACGCTGGGTGTGCTCAGTCTGATGTACAGCTTCAGCAATCTGGAAGGCGTAAATATGCTGCAAAGTCTCGGTTCACCGATGTTCTATGGCTTCTTCCTGGCAGGTGTGGTCATTCTAGTCCTCTTTTACTTTCTTGAAAAAAGGCTGGAAGGATCACATCGTGAACCTGTTGTATCTACACAGCTTCTGAGCATTGCGTCCTTTCGTTGGACGCTGCTGATTGCCTTTTTCTCAGGAGCCATTCTGGCATCTGTGATCTTCATTCCAGGCTTTGTTGAGCAATACCTCGGGGTATCCAACACAGCCTCCGGCTACTGGTTTACACCGCTTGCTCTGGCTTCAGGTATTGGTGCGGGTGGTGGCGGTTATCTGGTAGACCGCAAAGGGCCAATCTGGACGTTATCTGTAGCGGGATTGCTATCGGCCATCGGCTTCCTGCTCTTCCCGCTCTGGGTAGAGCATATCTGGCAATTCGTAATTGCGAGTGTACTCGTGGGGATCGGCTTCGGTATGATGCTTGGAGCTCCAGTGAACGTACTCGTTACTGAGCAAGCAGGTGAGAACAACAAGGGCATTGCGGTAGCGACCAGTTCCTTGTTCCGTCAGATGGCTATGGCAATCGCGCCAACCATTTTTGCCGGTTTCCTGGCTCGCTCCTTCTCCAACCTGGGATCTAATATTCAGCAAGGTTTCGCAGATCAGGGCATTCAGGTGCCGCCCGAAGCGCTCCAACAATATGCGTCTGGCGGCGGTGCCGCTTCAGGGAGCGATATTTCCAGCTTAACCGAAGGATTGTCCCAAATTCCTGATCCGGGCATTCGAGATGTACTGCTGCAGGCTTTACATCAGACAACCGGCGAGGGGTATAGCGGGCTGTTCTGGTCTGCAGTTATTTTCAGTGTACTCACGCTGGTCGCTGCGCTTATTACAGGACGCCAGCGTTATAAAGAGAAGAGGAATCGGGTGGAGACAGTCTCAACAAACTGA